One Natrinema longum genomic window, ACGTCGACCATCCCGTAACGAGATGGGCAACGGAGTCGCGAGCCAACTGGCTTCGCCTTCGGGACCACGCCGAAGCGCTCAACGCGGAGTTCGTCGAGCGCTACGACAAGGACGACGATCACGCGAGCTGGGGCGTCATCGACGGAATCGATCCCGACGACATCGCGTTCCCCGCTGCGGAGCCGACACCGCGTCCACAGGCGATGCCCGACGAGTACAAACGGCCCGGCGATCCGGTCGCCGCGTATCGGGCGTACTACGCCGGTGAAAAGGCCGACTGGGCCGAGTGGCAGGATACGGCGGAGCCGCCGTGGCTCGAGGAATACCTGGCCGATCTCGAGTAACCACGGTTATCCGTTTACTCACCGTCAGTATCCCGGACGTGGTTCCGGGAACTATCGTAGCCACTGTAAGTCACTGCACACCTGATCGCACGACAGCTGCGCGATCAGTGTGTAAATAGTTGCAGTTGGTACTAAAACAGTCGTCCGTCTCAGTACCTGATTTCGAACCCGTCTTCGCCTTGTGGCTCCTCGTACTCGACTTGGACGTCCTCGACGTTTGCCGCCGGACTGCCGGTCTGACACCACTCGATCATCGACTCGACGGCGTCGGCCGGCCCCTCGAAGACCGCCTCGACGCGGCCGTCCTCGAGGTTCCGAACCCAGCCGTCGATACCCCTCTCGTGGGCGGTGTCGCGAGTGTTCGCGCGATAGTAGACGCCCTGTACCGTCCCCGAGACGAAGACGCGTGCGCGGGTTCGATCGCTCATATGCGGATACTCGACCGCGACCGTCAAAAAATCCGCCGCCGGGAGCGCCGCGCGGATCGTTACTGATACATTCGCAGCGGCTGGGCCTGGGAACTCTCCTCTTGGCCGATCGCCTGCATCTGCCGGGCCAGCTGTTCGCGTTTCGCGCGGATCTCCTCGGCGCGGTCGATGAGTTCCTGTACGTCGACCTCGAGATCGGCGACCGACCCGATGCCGTCCTCGAGCAGGACGCTCGCGGCCTCGGGGTCGGGGAATTGGGGATTGCACTCGACGACGAGGCCGAGACTCCCGTAGTCTTCCTGTGCAGCGCGGTTGATGAGCGCTCCCGTCGGTCCCGTGATGACGCCGTCCTCGGGCGGAACCGGGACGTCGGTCGCATCGAGTCGGTCGCCGCCGTCGCCGGTCGCGATGCCGTAGAGGTCGGGACGGTCCTCGTCGTCTCGCTCGGCGGGAAGCCCACTGAGGTAGATCGGCGTGACGCCGTGCTCGACGATCCACCCGGTCAGGCAGTCCGCGACGCTCTCGACGGCCTTGGAGGTGATCGGGGCGTCGCTCTGGAGCGCGAGCAGGTCGTGTGCTTCGCTGACGTAGAGTCGGACCGGCGGCCGCGCCGTCCGATCGCCGCCGCGGTAGACGCCGATCCGGGGGAGCCCCTCGCAGTGGACGCTCGCGTAGTAGCGCATCTCGAGTTGCTCGACGAGGTGGTCGGTCGCGATCTTGCCGACCAGACCGACTCCTGGAAACCCTTCGACGAGCGTCGGCGCTTCGAGTTCCGGTTCCGGTCCCTGAACGCGGATTCCTGCCATGGTCGGACCGATGGCCGTCAGCAGTATAAAATCGAGGGCAGTGGGTGCCAAACGAATCACACCGGCGGCCACACGCCGCCCGCTTCGAAACCCACAAGCGCAGGGCCCCCAAACCTGCGGCCAATGGAGCCACTCGAGCGGTATCGATCGATCGTCGACGATTTCGACGCCTTCCTCGCGGCCTGCGAGCGGCCGCTGGGCAACGCCGTGCGCGTGAACACGATCAAGGCCTCGGTCGAGCGGACGCTCGAGGCCCTCGCCGAAGAGGGCGTCGGCTACGAGCAAGCCGACTGGAACCCCCGCGTGTTGGACCTCGAGACCGATTCGCCGGGATCGACGTGGACCTCC contains:
- a CDS encoding acylphosphatase, producing MSDRTRARVFVSGTVQGVYYRANTRDTAHERGIDGWVRNLEDGRVEAVFEGPADAVESMIEWCQTGSPAANVEDVQVEYEEPQGEDGFEIRY
- a CDS encoding proteasome assembly chaperone family protein — protein: MAGIRVQGPEPELEAPTLVEGFPGVGLVGKIATDHLVEQLEMRYYASVHCEGLPRIGVYRGGDRTARPPVRLYVSEAHDLLALQSDAPITSKAVESVADCLTGWIVEHGVTPIYLSGLPAERDDEDRPDLYGIATGDGGDRLDATDVPVPPEDGVITGPTGALINRAAQEDYGSLGLVVECNPQFPDPEAASVLLEDGIGSVADLEVDVQELIDRAEEIRAKREQLARQMQAIGQEESSQAQPLRMYQ